The following are encoded together in the Pectobacterium wasabiae CFBP 3304 genome:
- a CDS encoding iron-containing alcohol dehydrogenase translates to MNINSTILSGYRVLQDISHLLSGKQHVLFVTDKNIVGLPDVQALIAQVKQAVPQVLLVDNVPAEPSQHDVAQILSQLAQTQTDLVIGVGGGSVLDVAKLLSVLCAGDETVTLDSLLAGEKPTRRTTSLLIPTTAGTGSEATPNAILAIPEKETKVGIITPVMLPDYVALVPELTISMPPHIAASTGIDALCHLIECFTSTIANPVSDNYALIGLKKLFANLETSVREPGNLEAKLNMLWASYYGGAAIAHSGTHLVHAMSYPLGGKYHIPHGVANAILLAPCMRFVQDAAQDKFAQAYDLLPDADLTLDTAEKAQALVTYFSELVKRLNLPNTLQQLGVEKDHLPYLVDAALQVQRLMKNVPTQVSADDVREVYLTLF, encoded by the coding sequence ATGAACATCAATAGCACTATCCTCAGCGGCTACCGGGTACTTCAGGACATCAGTCACCTGTTGTCAGGAAAACAGCACGTTTTATTTGTCACCGACAAAAACATTGTCGGGCTGCCTGACGTTCAGGCGCTAATCGCACAAGTTAAGCAAGCCGTTCCGCAGGTTCTGCTGGTGGATAATGTGCCTGCCGAGCCGAGCCAGCATGACGTTGCCCAGATCCTGAGCCAGTTGGCACAAACCCAGACCGATCTGGTGATCGGCGTCGGTGGCGGCAGCGTGCTGGATGTCGCCAAACTGCTTTCCGTGCTATGCGCGGGTGATGAAACCGTGACGCTGGATAGCCTGCTGGCAGGGGAAAAACCCACCCGCCGCACAACGTCACTGCTTATCCCAACCACGGCGGGAACTGGCTCAGAAGCCACGCCGAATGCCATTCTGGCGATCCCAGAGAAAGAGACGAAAGTCGGCATTATTACGCCCGTGATGCTGCCGGACTACGTTGCGCTGGTGCCAGAGCTGACGATCAGCATGCCGCCACACATCGCCGCTTCAACCGGTATTGATGCGCTCTGCCACCTGATCGAGTGCTTCACGTCTACGATTGCCAACCCGGTCAGCGACAACTACGCGCTGATTGGCCTGAAAAAGCTGTTTGCCAACCTCGAAACCTCCGTGCGTGAGCCGGGCAATCTGGAAGCCAAGCTGAATATGCTGTGGGCGTCCTATTACGGCGGTGCCGCCATTGCCCACTCCGGTACGCATCTGGTTCATGCGATGTCCTACCCGCTCGGCGGCAAGTACCACATTCCACACGGCGTAGCGAACGCCATCTTGCTTGCACCTTGCATGCGTTTCGTGCAGGACGCCGCACAGGACAAATTCGCTCAAGCGTATGACCTGCTGCCGGATGCCGATCTGACGCTCGATACAGCAGAAAAAGCGCAGGCGCTGGTGACCTATTTCAGCGAGCTGGTCAAACGACTTAATCTGCCCAACACCTTACAACAGCTTGGCGTGGAAAAAGATCACCTGCCCTACCTGGTCGATGCCGCGTTACAGGTTCAGCGCCTGATGAAAAATGTACCGACGCAGGTCAGCGCTGACGATGTGCGTGAGGTTTATCTGACCCTGTTTTAA
- a CDS encoding dihydrodipicolinate synthase family protein — MSKNITGVLTAIVTPFDNQGEFNPAAMRLQVQRQMRYGNGIFCNGTNGEFFVLHTDEKVAVTETCVDEVAGKVPVVGHIGEISTRETIKLGKRIAALGVDAVSVITPYFIPLKQEELIAHYTAVADALTVPVFLYNIPARTGNTLAPETVRTLADHPNIIGIKDSAGSYESLSSYVQAVKGVQGFNVLNGPDSLIHQGFVDGCSACISGLANVAPEPISQIWHRFHAGDIEGSRQAQEQVAELRKTLYAIAFSPAVVKKALAIMGEDVGVSRYPIQFSAQDEDNIRNILSQFSQ; from the coding sequence ATGAGTAAGAACATTACTGGCGTCCTGACCGCCATCGTCACGCCATTTGATAACCAGGGCGAATTTAATCCCGCAGCCATGCGTCTTCAGGTTCAACGCCAGATGCGCTATGGCAACGGTATTTTCTGTAACGGCACCAACGGTGAGTTTTTCGTTCTGCACACCGATGAGAAAGTCGCCGTCACGGAAACCTGCGTTGATGAAGTTGCCGGAAAAGTGCCGGTTGTCGGCCACATCGGTGAAATCTCCACGCGGGAAACCATCAAGCTCGGCAAACGCATCGCCGCGCTGGGTGTTGATGCCGTTTCTGTCATCACCCCGTATTTCATTCCACTAAAACAGGAAGAACTGATCGCCCACTACACCGCCGTCGCCGATGCGCTGACCGTGCCGGTGTTTCTCTACAACATTCCTGCACGCACGGGAAATACGCTGGCGCCGGAAACCGTCCGCACGCTGGCAGATCACCCGAACATCATCGGCATCAAAGACAGCGCAGGCAGCTATGAAAGCCTGAGCAGTTATGTGCAAGCGGTGAAAGGTGTGCAGGGTTTTAACGTACTGAATGGCCCAGACTCGCTCATTCACCAGGGCTTTGTTGACGGCTGCTCCGCCTGTATTTCCGGGCTGGCTAACGTGGCACCGGAACCGATCAGCCAGATTTGGCATCGTTTCCATGCAGGTGACATTGAAGGCTCGCGTCAGGCACAAGAACAGGTTGCCGAATTGCGTAAGACACTGTATGCCATCGCATTCTCACCGGCTGTGGTGAAGAAAGCGCTGGCAATCATGGGTGAAGATGTCGGCGTCAGCCGCTATCCGATCCAGTTTTCCGCACAGGATGAAGACAACATCCGCAACATACTTAGTCAATTCTCGCAGTAA
- a CDS encoding sodium:solute symporter family protein, producing the protein MNHFSLTDTLIIVGMIVFYIAFTSWLTYKLRSKSNTEFMEGSRALPAFIVGILLMTEFIGAKSTIGTAQSAFENGFAASWSVIGAAIGFPLFGIILVKKIYNTGKITISGAIAEKYGTSTKNIISIIMIYALLLVNVGNYVSGAAAIATVLKVSLPVAALITAVVSTFYYYFGGLKGTAYITLIHSAVKYVGVMIILFVALKMTGGFKPMIEQMPDYYWTWDGKLGASTIFAWLIGTIGSIFCTQFVIQAISSTKDATSAKRATWVAFFFCMPIALAIAVIGVAAKFSHPEINSLYAMPVFLQDMNPWLAGLVTTSLVASIFISVSMVALAIVSLLIKDFYVPYWKPTPEKEMKMTRILSLVVGFAPLIFVLFVPEILKLSFFTRAIRLSISVVAVIAFYLPFFGSARGANASLISSCVVTSVWYILGNPYGIDNMYVALITPAIVILIDRLIPNKAHKIKVSQTENKSGA; encoded by the coding sequence ATGAACCATTTTAGCTTAACTGACACCCTCATAATCGTTGGGATGATTGTGTTTTATATCGCATTCACCTCATGGTTAACCTACAAGCTCCGCAGTAAATCGAACACCGAGTTCATGGAAGGCTCACGCGCACTACCGGCGTTTATCGTCGGTATCCTGCTGATGACCGAATTCATCGGTGCCAAATCCACCATCGGTACGGCACAGTCTGCCTTTGAGAACGGCTTTGCCGCCTCCTGGTCGGTGATTGGCGCCGCCATCGGTTTCCCGCTGTTTGGTATTATTCTGGTGAAGAAGATTTATAACACTGGGAAAATCACCATCTCCGGCGCGATTGCCGAGAAATACGGTACTAGCACCAAAAATATTATCTCGATCATCATGATCTATGCGCTGTTGCTGGTAAACGTGGGCAACTACGTCAGCGGCGCAGCGGCCATCGCCACCGTGTTGAAAGTCTCGCTGCCTGTCGCTGCGCTGATCACCGCTGTCGTCAGTACCTTCTACTACTACTTCGGTGGTCTGAAAGGGACAGCCTACATCACGTTGATCCACAGCGCCGTGAAATACGTAGGGGTGATGATCATTCTGTTCGTGGCGTTGAAAATGACCGGCGGCTTCAAACCGATGATTGAACAAATGCCGGATTATTACTGGACGTGGGACGGGAAACTCGGTGCCAGTACTATCTTCGCTTGGTTGATCGGGACTATCGGTTCTATCTTCTGTACGCAGTTCGTGATTCAGGCCATTTCATCAACGAAAGATGCCACCAGCGCGAAACGCGCCACCTGGGTCGCTTTCTTCTTCTGTATGCCGATTGCACTGGCTATCGCGGTCATCGGTGTCGCAGCGAAGTTTTCCCACCCTGAAATCAACAGCCTGTACGCGATGCCGGTCTTCCTGCAAGACATGAATCCATGGCTCGCTGGTCTGGTCACGACATCACTGGTCGCCTCTATCTTCATCAGCGTAAGTATGGTGGCACTGGCTATCGTTTCCCTGTTAATTAAGGACTTCTACGTTCCTTACTGGAAACCAACGCCAGAAAAAGAAATGAAAATGACCCGAATCCTCTCGCTTGTCGTAGGTTTCGCACCGCTCATCTTCGTTCTGTTCGTCCCTGAAATTCTGAAACTGTCGTTCTTTACGCGTGCCATTCGTCTGTCGATTTCCGTGGTTGCCGTGATTGCGTTCTATCTGCCGTTCTTCGGCAGCGCCCGTGGTGCAAACGCTAGCCTGATATCATCCTGCGTGGTCACCTCTGTTTGGTATATTCTCGGCAACCCATACGGCATCGATAACATGTATGTCGCGTTGATTACCCCAGCTATCGTCATACTGATCGATCGTCTGATTCCGAACAAAGCGCACAAAATCAAAGTTTCTCAAACTGAAAATAAATCAGGAGCCTGA
- a CDS encoding sialidase family protein: protein MSSETITVERSGKVHHAEGDAARLDAYIPSECPQNHAANLLHLPNGDVLCVWFGGTQEGIADISIYMSRLVKGSDSWSKAVKLSEDATRSEQNPVLFLAPDDVLWLLYTAQKSGNQDTAIVRYRQSTDLGATWGEIGTLLDQPGTFIRQPITVLENGDWLLPVFYCRVQPGEKWVGNNDDSAVKISSDRGKTWREYPVPNSTGCVHMNITPLQDGTLLALYRSRWADFIYQSRSTDGGKTWSDPVATDLPNNNSSIQVTTLKNGHLALVFNHMSAADATDRRLSLYDEIEDEEDKASGAKMPEVQAGDRSAFWGAPRAPMTLAISEDGGKSWPWQRNVEVGDGYCMTNNSTEKLNREFSYPSVKQAPDGKLHLAFTYFRQAIKHVVVSEEWVKAG, encoded by the coding sequence ATGAGTAGCGAAACCATTACCGTCGAACGTAGCGGAAAAGTTCATCACGCAGAAGGCGATGCCGCGCGTCTGGATGCCTACATTCCGTCGGAATGCCCGCAGAATCATGCGGCCAACCTGCTCCATCTGCCAAACGGCGATGTGCTGTGCGTTTGGTTCGGTGGTACACAAGAAGGGATTGCGGATATCTCTATCTACATGTCCCGCCTTGTGAAAGGCAGCGATAGCTGGAGTAAAGCCGTTAAGTTGTCTGAGGATGCTACGCGTTCTGAACAGAACCCGGTGCTGTTCCTCGCACCAGATGACGTGCTGTGGCTGCTGTACACCGCACAGAAATCCGGTAATCAGGACACCGCGATTGTGCGCTACCGTCAGTCTACGGATTTGGGTGCCACCTGGGGCGAGATCGGCACACTGCTCGATCAGCCAGGCACCTTCATCCGCCAGCCCATCACCGTATTGGAAAACGGCGACTGGCTGCTGCCCGTGTTCTACTGCCGCGTTCAACCGGGTGAGAAATGGGTCGGCAATAACGATGACAGCGCCGTGAAAATTTCCAGCGATCGGGGTAAAACCTGGCGGGAATATCCGGTCCCGAACAGCACGGGCTGCGTACACATGAACATCACCCCGTTGCAGGACGGCACGCTGCTGGCGCTGTACCGCAGTCGCTGGGCCGATTTTATCTACCAAAGCCGTTCAACCGATGGCGGTAAAACCTGGTCAGATCCGGTAGCAACCGATTTGCCGAATAACAACTCGTCCATTCAGGTGACTACGCTGAAAAACGGCCATCTGGCACTGGTGTTCAACCACATGAGCGCTGCCGATGCCACCGATCGCCGCCTGTCGCTGTACGATGAAATCGAGGATGAAGAAGACAAGGCCAGCGGTGCCAAAATGCCGGAAGTGCAAGCCGGCGATCGTAGCGCCTTCTGGGGCGCACCGCGCGCGCCAATGACACTCGCCATTTCGGAAGACGGTGGTAAAAGCTGGCCGTGGCAGCGCAATGTCGAAGTGGGTGACGGTTACTGCATGACCAATAACTCAACGGAGAAGCTGAACCGCGAGTTCTCTTACCCCAGCGTCAAGCAAGCGCCAGACGGTAAGCTGCACCTTGCGTTCACCTACTTCCGTCAGGCGATCAAGCATGTCGTGGTAAGTGAAGAGTGGGTCAAGGCGGGTTAA
- a CDS encoding YhcH/YjgK/YiaL family protein, giving the protein MIAGNLNALKLATLPDALWTILSAQGMSLVELNALPEGRYQPEGAEWFYNIGTTSTAPRAERHTEFHSNYLDIQLILAGEEIIGYGLNDVHGQPATERKPDLYILDNPQVPHQIHLRAGDFVTFYPGEAHQALCAINDNPAPVKKAVFKIPVTLL; this is encoded by the coding sequence ATGATTGCAGGAAACCTAAACGCCCTCAAACTCGCTACGCTGCCCGACGCACTGTGGACCATTCTGTCCGCACAGGGCATGTCGTTGGTTGAACTTAATGCGCTACCAGAAGGCCGTTATCAGCCAGAAGGTGCCGAATGGTTCTACAACATTGGCACGACGAGTACCGCACCACGTGCCGAACGACATACCGAATTTCACAGCAACTACCTCGATATTCAACTGATTCTGGCAGGCGAGGAGATTATCGGTTACGGTCTGAATGACGTGCATGGTCAGCCCGCAACGGAGCGTAAACCGGATCTTTATATTCTGGATAACCCGCAGGTGCCGCATCAGATTCATCTGCGAGCAGGCGATTTCGTCACGTTTTATCCGGGAGAAGCCCATCAGGCGCTGTGTGCCATCAACGACAATCCAGCGCCGGTTAAAAAAGCCGTATTTAAAATCCCCGTTACGTTGTTGTAA
- a CDS encoding SDR family NAD(P)-dependent oxidoreductase yields MSATAPKHALVTGSSSGIGAAITQKLLAEGWRVTGLSRKPGDYSHPHFTHRAVDIMDTPALIAILDEIAQIDAVIHAAGIMKSAPLGQLSLEDGETLWRLHINAAQVLADRLVDKLPSGGRIVLLGSRTSSGAAGRSQYVTTKSAMIGMARSWAAELAPRGITVNIVAPGATETPMLTMPGRQSSPPKLPPIGRFIQPQEVADLVGYLLSPSAAAITGQQLVMCGGASL; encoded by the coding sequence ATGTCAGCGACAGCCCCTAAACACGCCCTGGTTACCGGTAGCAGCTCAGGGATCGGTGCCGCCATCACGCAAAAATTACTGGCGGAAGGCTGGCGGGTAACCGGCCTGTCACGTAAGCCGGGTGACTATTCGCATCCACACTTTACCCACCGTGCGGTGGATATCATGGATACACCCGCGCTGATCGCTATTCTGGACGAGATTGCGCAGATTGATGCCGTTATTCATGCTGCGGGCATTATGAAATCTGCGCCACTCGGTCAGCTTTCACTGGAGGACGGCGAAACGCTGTGGCGCTTGCATATCAATGCAGCGCAGGTGCTTGCCGACCGTCTGGTCGATAAGCTGCCGTCAGGAGGCAGAATTGTGCTGCTGGGCAGCCGCACCTCCAGCGGTGCCGCAGGACGCAGCCAGTACGTAACCACAAAATCTGCGATGATTGGTATGGCGAGAAGCTGGGCAGCGGAGCTGGCACCACGTGGCATTACGGTAAACATTGTCGCGCCGGGTGCCACAGAAACCCCGATGCTGACGATGCCGGGTCGCCAGAGTTCACCACCGAAGCTACCGCCGATTGGCCGTTTCATTCAGCCGCAGGAAGTGGCCGATTTGGTGGGTTATCTGCTCTCCCCTTCTGCGGCAGCCATTACCGGCCAGCAGTTGGTGATGTGCGGCGGTGCCTCGCTGTAG
- the cutC gene encoding choline trimethylamine-lyase: MDNDTLAPDTTPFSLGNSIVNSGKIAWQDGSKKSSTDKTVAEQETLTPRMQRLRAHYLEARPSVSIYRALAFTDVAKHNPGLPPILLRAKSFRKACETAPILIQDEELIVGHPCGKPRAGAYSPDIAWRWVQDELDTMSTRPQDPFQISEEDKKTIREEIAPFWQGRSLDEVCEAQYREAGLWEFSGETFVSDLSYHQINGGGDTCPGYDVLLFTKGMKGIKADAQARLAELGMEDPAHIDRIYFYKAAIETCDGVMTYASRIAAQARVLAAQETDPSRRAELLMIADVNENVPANPPKTLQEALQSIWTLESLFEIEENQTGISLGRVDQYCYPMYKADIQSGRLTREQALELLQMFILKCAELMWMSSESGAKYFAGYQPFINLTVGGQKRSGGDACNELTYLIMDAVRFVKVYQPSLACRIHNQSPHEYMEKIVDVVKSGMGFPACHFDDSHIKMMLRKGFDFDDARDYCLMGCVEPQKSGRIYQWTSTGYTQWPIAIEFVLNRGRMLLFDRIQGLDTGDLSTLDTFEAFDRAVKTQIAHIIRLSAIGTVISQRVHRDVAPKPLMSLLVEGCMETGQDVTAGGAVINHGPGLIFSGLATYVDSMMAIRKLVYEDRQYTLEQMRDALLANFSGYEVLHRDCLNAPKYGNDDNAVDQLALDITEWTERECRQYKMLYSTFSHGTLSISNNTPIGALTAASANGRLAWTPLSDGISPTQGADKKGPTASIKSVSKMNVESMNIGMVHNFKFLKGMLDTPEGRNGLITLLRTSSILGNGQMQFSYVDDEVLRKAQQEPEKYRDLIVRVAGYSAYFVELCKEVQDEIISRTMIEKF, from the coding sequence ATGGATAATGACACATTAGCACCAGACACAACCCCTTTCTCACTCGGTAACAGCATAGTAAATAGCGGAAAAATAGCCTGGCAGGATGGCAGCAAAAAATCTTCTACCGATAAAACCGTAGCAGAACAAGAAACCCTTACGCCACGTATGCAGCGCCTGCGCGCCCACTATTTAGAAGCGCGTCCCAGTGTCTCTATTTATCGCGCGTTAGCCTTTACCGACGTCGCGAAACACAACCCCGGACTGCCCCCCATTCTGCTACGTGCGAAATCCTTTCGTAAAGCCTGCGAAACCGCCCCCATCCTGATTCAAGATGAAGAATTGATCGTCGGCCACCCCTGTGGCAAACCGCGTGCTGGCGCGTACTCTCCCGATATCGCCTGGCGCTGGGTACAGGACGAACTGGACACCATGAGCACGCGCCCTCAGGATCCGTTTCAGATTTCAGAAGAAGATAAAAAAACGATCCGCGAAGAAATCGCGCCCTTTTGGCAAGGCCGCTCACTGGATGAAGTGTGCGAAGCACAATATCGTGAAGCTGGCCTCTGGGAATTCAGCGGAGAAACTTTTGTCAGCGATCTGTCTTACCACCAGATCAATGGCGGCGGCGATACCTGCCCGGGTTATGACGTGTTGCTCTTCACGAAAGGGATGAAGGGCATCAAAGCCGATGCACAGGCAAGACTTGCCGAACTGGGTATGGAAGATCCGGCTCATATCGATCGTATCTATTTCTATAAGGCCGCGATTGAAACCTGCGACGGTGTCATGACCTATGCCAGCCGCATCGCCGCACAGGCGCGAGTGCTAGCAGCACAGGAAACCGATCCTTCACGGCGTGCAGAACTCCTGATGATTGCCGATGTAAACGAGAATGTGCCTGCCAATCCCCCCAAAACGTTGCAGGAAGCCCTGCAAAGTATCTGGACGCTGGAATCTTTGTTTGAAATTGAAGAAAACCAGACCGGTATTTCGTTAGGACGCGTCGATCAATATTGCTACCCGATGTATAAAGCCGACATTCAATCCGGCCGCCTGACGCGCGAACAGGCACTGGAACTGCTACAGATGTTCATTCTGAAATGTGCAGAACTCATGTGGATGTCCAGCGAAAGCGGCGCGAAATATTTCGCAGGCTATCAGCCGTTTATTAACCTGACGGTCGGCGGGCAGAAACGCAGTGGCGGCGATGCCTGTAACGAGCTTACCTACCTGATTATGGATGCGGTACGTTTTGTGAAAGTGTACCAACCTTCGCTCGCCTGCCGGATTCATAACCAATCACCGCACGAGTACATGGAAAAAATTGTCGATGTGGTCAAATCCGGTATGGGTTTCCCGGCATGTCACTTCGATGATTCCCATATCAAGATGATGCTGCGCAAAGGCTTCGATTTTGACGATGCACGCGACTACTGCCTGATGGGCTGCGTAGAACCACAGAAATCAGGCCGTATTTATCAGTGGACGTCAACGGGCTATACCCAGTGGCCAATCGCCATTGAGTTCGTGTTAAACCGTGGCCGCATGCTCCTATTTGATCGCATTCAGGGGCTGGATACTGGCGACCTGAGTACGCTGGATACCTTCGAAGCCTTTGACCGTGCGGTGAAAACGCAGATCGCACACATCATTCGCCTGTCGGCAATTGGCACCGTAATCAGTCAGCGCGTACATCGCGATGTGGCTCCCAAACCACTGATGTCCCTGCTGGTGGAAGGCTGTATGGAAACCGGTCAGGATGTCACCGCGGGCGGCGCAGTCATCAATCATGGGCCTGGACTCATCTTCTCTGGGTTAGCCACCTACGTCGATTCCATGATGGCCATTCGGAAACTCGTTTATGAAGATCGTCAGTACACGCTGGAACAGATGCGTGACGCGCTGTTAGCCAACTTTTCAGGCTACGAAGTACTGCACAGGGATTGCCTGAATGCCCCGAAATACGGCAACGACGACAACGCCGTTGACCAGCTCGCGCTCGATATCACGGAATGGACGGAACGCGAGTGTCGCCAATACAAGATGCTCTATTCCACCTTTAGCCACGGCACCTTGTCTATCTCCAACAATACGCCAATCGGCGCATTAACTGCCGCCAGCGCAAACGGGCGACTGGCATGGACACCGCTCTCCGATGGGATCAGCCCAACGCAAGGGGCAGACAAAAAAGGGCCGACGGCAAGCATCAAGTCCGTCAGCAAAATGAATGTGGAAAGCATGAACATAGGGATGGTGCATAACTTCAAATTCCTTAAAGGCATGCTAGATACGCCAGAAGGTCGCAACGGGCTAATCACTCTGCTGAGAACGTCCTCCATTTTGGGCAATGGTCAGATGCAATTCAGCTACGTTGACGATGAGGTGTTGAGGAAAGCCCAGCAGGAACCGGAGAAATACCGTGACTTAATCGTCCGCGTGGCGGGCTACAGCGCGTACTTCGTTGAGCTCTGTAAAGAGGTTCAGGATGAAATCATTAGCCGCACCATGATTGAGAAATTCTGA
- the cutD gene encoding choline TMA-lyase-activating enzyme codes for MESAQDITGRIFNIQKYSLHDGEGVRTLIFLKGCNILCPWCANPEGIRRAYQIMFSPDKCQYCGKCAEVCPHHIHTLTADERGQRFHHIDRTIQCIGCRKCETVCPSHALDIIGQDVTVAELMTVIMQDYSFYQSSSGGVTLSGGEVSLQTDFAVALLQACKQKMINTAVETQGTTSLSHYERLAAVTDMFLFDIKHIDTNQHKALFGIGNENIRRNLEHLVELGAEIVIRMPLVRGYNDSYDAITGAIHYVQTLAKRGNVRRIDILPYHQLGRKKYERLGTIYPIQTDPSYSEEELNRLGAFFDEFDFDIRLVRH; via the coding sequence ATGGAATCAGCACAAGACATCACTGGCCGAATATTTAATATTCAGAAATACTCCCTCCATGATGGGGAAGGTGTTCGCACGCTGATTTTTCTGAAAGGCTGCAATATTCTCTGCCCTTGGTGCGCCAATCCAGAGGGGATACGCCGCGCCTATCAAATCATGTTCTCGCCGGATAAATGCCAGTACTGCGGCAAATGTGCCGAAGTCTGCCCTCACCATATCCACACCTTGACCGCTGATGAGCGTGGACAGCGATTTCATCATATCGATCGCACTATTCAATGCATAGGTTGCCGGAAATGTGAAACGGTATGCCCTTCTCATGCTCTTGATATCATAGGGCAAGATGTGACTGTTGCAGAATTGATGACCGTCATCATGCAAGACTATAGTTTTTATCAGTCTTCAAGCGGCGGCGTGACGCTCAGCGGCGGAGAGGTGAGCCTGCAAACGGATTTTGCCGTTGCGCTCCTTCAGGCATGCAAACAAAAGATGATCAATACCGCAGTAGAAACGCAGGGGACGACATCACTGTCACATTACGAGCGGCTGGCAGCGGTAACGGATATGTTCCTCTTTGATATCAAACATATCGACACGAACCAGCATAAAGCGCTGTTTGGTATAGGAAATGAGAATATACGACGTAATCTGGAGCATCTGGTCGAATTGGGTGCCGAAATCGTTATTCGCATGCCGCTCGTGCGCGGATACAACGATTCGTATGATGCTATCACGGGCGCGATTCACTACGTACAAACGCTCGCAAAACGTGGCAATGTGCGACGTATCGATATCCTGCCCTACCACCAGCTAGGCCGTAAAAAGTACGAAAGGCTAGGCACAATATATCCAATACAAACCGATCCCAGTTACAGCGAGGAAGAGCTAAACCGTTTAGGTGCTTTCTTTGACGAGTTTGATTTCGACATTCGGCTGGTTCGTCATTAA
- a CDS encoding DMT family transporter → MSPRKQSWLWMLFVILSETSATSTLKMFDNSQGSTKIALLAVIILLYCICYYSLSKAVKHLPVGLAYATWSGTGILLVSTLSIIFYGQHPDIPAIIGMVVIATGIAIMNLFSKMGTDEQPEAIKSGDQNQPLDTKIIH, encoded by the coding sequence ATGTCACCCAGAAAACAGTCATGGCTGTGGATGTTATTCGTTATCTTGTCAGAAACGTCCGCCACGTCCACGTTAAAAATGTTTGATAATAGTCAGGGCTCGACAAAGATAGCCTTATTAGCGGTTATTATTCTGCTGTACTGCATTTGTTATTATTCACTATCAAAAGCCGTAAAACATCTTCCCGTGGGTTTAGCCTATGCCACTTGGTCTGGCACCGGTATTTTATTAGTTTCGACGCTCAGTATTATTTTTTACGGCCAACACCCCGATATTCCTGCCATCATTGGGATGGTCGTGATTGCTACTGGTATAGCAATCATGAATCTCTTTTCTAAAATGGGCACGGATGAACAACCCGAGGCAATAAAAAGCGGCGATCAGAATCAACCATTAGACACAAAAATCATTCATTAA
- a CDS encoding DMT family transporter produces MLNGFLWLALSIGSEITGTSMIKKTDGFKKRTPSVIVILAYCLCYFSLTRAMGYLPVGVAYSLWCGFGIVGVTFISMLLYKQKPDLPAVFSMALIISGGIIMNLYSNM; encoded by the coding sequence ATGTTAAACGGATTCTTATGGTTGGCGCTTTCCATTGGTTCAGAAATTACCGGCACCTCGATGATCAAAAAAACCGATGGATTTAAAAAACGCACGCCTTCCGTTATCGTTATTCTCGCTTACTGCCTCTGCTATTTTTCGTTAACCCGCGCAATGGGTTATTTACCCGTAGGCGTGGCCTACTCGCTATGGTGCGGATTTGGCATCGTCGGCGTAACATTTATTTCGATGCTGCTTTATAAACAAAAACCGGATTTACCCGCGGTATTTTCAATGGCACTCATTATCAGCGGGGGCATTATCATGAACCTCTATTCAAATATGTAA